The Anas platyrhynchos isolate ZD024472 breed Pekin duck chromosome 1, IASCAAS_PekinDuck_T2T, whole genome shotgun sequence genomic sequence CTCACCCTCTCAATTTTAAAGGCAGCCATCCAGAAGAGGATCGGACCTATGGCAAACAAAGCTCCCCTAAAGGACGTCTGGCGTGTCGGGCGGAAAGTAGGGTAGACATTCAGCGTCTTCGCATGGACCCAGCGGAGCAGGGCAGGATCTTCCTGCGAGAAAAGGACAACACTGAGCCCCTGCCCTCACACACCACAGATCCTGCAGCAGGCACCCCATGTCTCACGACCCCATTTGCCCCCACCACAGCACCACGGCCTACAAATCCCCGTCCTacagccagcagggacaccAAGGTCACCGTGAGGAGGGGAAGGCGCCTCACCGCCCGTACCACCCTTCACCCTAGGGGCCGACCCCGCTGCCGGACGGCCATTCCCGACTCCCCCCCTACCCCACACTCACAATGACGGTCGGTGGGTTCGGGCTGTTGAGCTGCAGCTGGTACTGACGCTTCAGCTGGGCGCGGATAGCCAAGCGCTCAGCCTCAGCACGCCGCTTCTCTGGCGAGGCATCGTAATCAGCGGGATCGAGCTCAGCCGGCAGCGAGACGAACTGGTTGGGGCCATACCCTTTAGCCGCGCTCGGGGGCGGcccggccgccattttgtgcaGCCCTCCCTCGGCAGCAGCGCGCAGCCGCGGCGGGCGGGGCCGCCATTAGGGGCAGGCGCTGCCCCCGCCGCCATCAGGGGACCGCGCTCCCTGCTGCCGCCCGCCGGCCCGGCGGGGCTGCTTTGTGGTGTATTGAGGCTTCATGCCTCGGGCTGCCCGAAAATGGGTTGTCTGTGTTATAGTGGAAAGCACGAGGGTTGCTGAAACATCCCCACGCAGGAGTTGGAGGCGTGCAGGGTCGCTGTGCCCTCCTCTCacgggctgctgcctgcctgatCCTTTCCTCCTGGGGCAACTCTTGTGGGCTCACGTCAAgtttcattctttatttttacctttttaggTGCTCCCAGCAAAAGGGAGTCGGTCCCTTTCTTGGGAACAGCCTCAGCAGCTGAAATAGGCTgtggctctgaaaaaaaaaaaaaaaagaaaaaaaaaaaaaagaaaaaaaaaaaaaaagaaaaaaaaaaggacctacAGGTGTGGGGAGATTTGTGGAGATGTGCTCCTGAACCTGGGCACCAGATCAGACCACGCTGTTACCACTGCATCTTTcacagcagcaggctgtgcaCCTTTAAGCAAAATACTCAATTTCTTGTTACATCGGTGATGTATCGCAGGCATGCTGGAAGTTGCACAATGCCTCTGTCATTGATTTCAGCTTCAAATCATCTCTTTGATTCTCACACCAAGGCCAGGCTGCTTAGATAAGCTGCCAGATAACCTTCAGAATCATCTGGTGATGACTCACTGCTTTGATCGCCTTTATCGATGCGTTCACAAGTCAACATCTGCTGATTAATACAAGGTGAAGAGAGCAAGCTCTGGCCCGTAGGTTTTGACTTTAGGAAGTTTCTGATTTGTCAAAGTTAAGAGCATTGCTCCTAAgcatacacaaaataaaactgctgaCTTTACTTAGGACGCTGTGCTTTGGCAACACAAGAAAAGAGCGGAAGCTTTCCTCACCTCATACGATTTCCCTCTACTTTTACCCAAGCGCTCGGAAAATAGATGATCTCCGTTTGGTCTGAGCAGTTAATTAGGAACTGGAGCTCTGTGGTTTGCTTCCAACAGGAAGAAATATGAGCTGGATATTCCTTCAGTTTGTGTACCTTGCACATAccagcacagcaggaggcacTTTTCCCTCTCTCAAGTACAAGCCTACAGTCCTCAGAAACTCTCAGTGTtcctctggctttttttttcccccgttttCTTCACAAAGGCACAACTGCTAATCCAAGTGAAAACTTCAGCTGCTTCATTTGCAGTCATCTCCAAAGGCTGTCCTTCTTACGTGCcctgttgcatttttttcccaggtCTTTCAGCATGGCCAGTGCTTGGGATCGTGGTTTCTATTATATGGAAAAATTtactccctttcctttccccattCATTACATACCAGGGCCATTGGATTTAAGAGCTCTGTGATTGTCTCTAGCTCCATGATTTTCTCTCTCCATAACTGGCACGTATGGAGAGCTACTTCAGCAGCACAGTACGTATTCCAGCAGCCCTGCCATGTGGCACTCCTGCGGTACTTTTATCTCCAAGGGCTTCCAAACACTTAGCAGCCTGTGTTTCCATGTCCATGCATGGccctcttctttctctgaaatgtaAAAGCTCTTCCTCCCTGCTCTGGGTTATTTCTGAATAATCGACACACGCAGCCTTGCCAGGTATGGGGGTGCATGTTGCAGCTAGGATAGAAGATTAGCGTACTGGAAGTGATAGCTGCTCTGAAGGAAATGCcgagtgtggttttttttgttgttgttgttttgttttgttttgttttgttttgttttgtttgttttttgttttttgttttttgttttttttttcccctctttgctGGATCACAGAGTGGAACAGAAAACTCCTGTCCCTGCAGATATCCCAAAGGACAGCGGAACAACCATATGCTTTTCCCCCAGTCTGTTGGCTTCTGAGGTCTATCTGCAATGGTGCGGGACAGTTGCTGTGGGCAGGAGCAAAGATGGTCTTGTGGTGAAGTCACTTGGCAAACGCAGTGGGTTCCGTTCCCAGCCTTGTTACAGGCTCTGTGTGATCTTATCTCCACAGGTCCAAGCTGtgccttctccctctctccagagctcaCAGCTGTGAGTGTGCATGCTTGGCATGCAAACTGTGCTGAAATTAATTCTTctgggagaaaaacagaaggtgCAAAGCAACGTTTCCATTAACAGTGTAATGTACTGTATTAGAAAATTGAACAACCAGCCACTGTGCTGAAAACACCTTTGTATTTCATCTTTAATCACTAACTCATCCTCTCTCCCAGAGGATCAAGTTCCCTACAGGGAGTCTTTTCTGAGTGATGTCACTTATTTTATGGGGTAAGAAAATAACTAAATGGCTTCCAGAGATGCATATTCCCTGACACTCGAGCCTGTGCATTGCAGTTTGGTGCTTTCACTCCTCCAGAGgtgattttctgcattttctttgttcaaCAAAAGCCATGTCTCTAACTTCAAAATACCATCATTCTTCAGCAAAAGCCCAAGATACCAACAATAAGGGTCTAAAACTTGCATAAAACAATGTAAAGCGAAAAGCAAATACTAGGGCCAAAGTCCTTGACAGAAATCAGtgactgcattttttcctgctggcaGAAATGGCTGCACACAGTCTGAAATGCTGCAGTGACAAACTGGGCTcctgtgcagacctcctgcatcATCCACTCGCTCTTAGCCACCGTATGACAGATTCAAAGCACGCTGCAAAACACCTTTGAAACAAACTATTCTGCAAGAATGAACAAATTGTCCCTGTTTTTGCCTGTCAGATCAAGAAGCTCATTTGACTCTCCTCCTGAGCGCACAGTGGCTGGTGTTGACCTGTCAAGTAGCAGGAATGTAAAACAGGCACTGGTGAGAGTGGGGCCACAGGCTTGAACTAGAATGTGCTGGTCTTAAAATCACGTCCTTGTGCACTCAAACATCAAGGCTTAAAAGGTTAGACCCcaaatgtttcctttctttttagtCAGGACCACTGGCTATTGAATGTTTGAGGTTGGCAGTATTGAATCAAATCGAGAATTCTCATATGAGTGCCTTTGAAGTTTAcatcatctgttttctttatgatCAGCAGTAACCGAAATGCAGAGAAGCAGCCAAGAAAATTAATCTTTGTCCGGAACCTTCTGGTGGGTTGACCTTGACTGGCTGCCAGACGCCCACCCAGctgccctctctctctcccattcCTCCACAGAACAAGGGGAGAAAACAAGATGgaaaagctcatgggttgagatagacacaatttaataaaaaacagaaaaagctgtgcacagaagcaaagcaaaaggaGGAATTAATTCCCCGCTTCCCATCAGCAGACAGATGTCCAGCCATAGCTTGGGAAGCAGGGCCCCAGTGTGTGTAGCAAAAGACAAACACCATACCCACAATGTCCCTGCATCCTCTACTTTCCCCTCAGCTTTTGTTGCTGAGCACGATGCCGTATGGTACAGGACATCCCTTTGGTTTGTTGGTCAGCTGTCCCGACTGTGTCCCCTCCTAGCTTCTTGGCTTttgggggaggtgggaggaTGCTGGAGAGAAAGCCTTCAAGCTGTGCAAgcgctgctcagcagcagacaaaacactggtgtgcCACCAACGCTGCTCTAGACACAgctgcaaaacacagcaccataggGGCTGATTTTTGTTGGTGACTTTTTGGTTATGTTCCAAAATATATGCACAGACTCTTTTTGTTCAACACACAACACAAAGTGGCACCTTTGCAGAGCGGCCCAGCGAAGTGACTCTGCATTGCGAgtgaatgaaaggaaaattaggCCAAATTACAGACCTGTCTACCTGTCTCCGAGGTGATTTTACATGTGTTTTGGTTCTacctgctctgcagctgaacTCCTCGACAACCGCTTTCTTACCCCCCTctctcctcaaagggaaagggagagaaaatacgatgggAAGGGCTcaagataaggacagggagatcacccACCAAGTATGTCCAAGggcaaaacagacacagcatggggaaattaatataatttattgcctattgccAGCAGATTACAACAGTGAGGATCTAAAAGCCAACAAAAACCAccttctccccatccaccctcttccacctcctctccctgagcggcacaggggaatgggggctgcggtcagtccctgatgcttcatctctgcccctccttcatggtcactccctgcccctgctacCCATGGTGTCCCTCCCACGGGCTGCCATCCTTCCCCAACTGATCTCtgggggcttcccacaggcagcagctcttcaagaactgctccaacatgggtctataccatggggtccatcccccaggagcaaactgctccagcacggatcccccacaggctgcagctccggcccggggcctgctcctgcgggggctctccatgggccgcagcctcctccaggccacatccacctgctccacgggggctcctccacccatgggggggctgcagcgtggagatctgctccatgtgggacccacgggctgcagggggacagcctgctccaccaggggcctctccacaggccgcaggggaactgctgctgcctgcctggggcatctcctgctgcacccacctgggggctgcagggctggatcacactcctctctcccagctgctgtggagcatcaggtgttttttttcccccttccttaaatctgctctcatggaggcacaaacaacatctcTTATTAGCTCAGCTCAGACCAGCAGTgtgtccctttggagctggctgaaactggcccttatctaacatggggcagctcctggattctcctcacagaggccacccctgcagcctcccgcTACCAAAACCCGGCCACGTAAACCCAGTACAGCATGACACTGTCAGAAGAGACAGGTTAAATATGCTGTCATCTCAAAAAATACTTGTGTCTGTCAAATTTCTGTGGAGTGCTTGTGGTTGCCCTGTTTGCGTTAGTTGTCGGGTTGGGTCAACACGTTGCTGGGCTCTGTTTTGAATTCTCATTGAGTTtagaaagaaagcaagctggAAAGAAGGGCAGAAGCTGACAAGGTCACTCATATCACAAGAGAGCTCCCAAACAGAGGTCTCTTACTTCTAATTTCTACCTGTAATGGGCAGGAAGGGTCATTTGGTTCCTGTTCCCGTTCCATACGAGGGTCTGAATACTGATGTGTATGCTGCCAACTTTCGTCTGTGTGGAATTAATATCAGTCATCCACCTGCATGGATAAACCCACAGTTAAATCCAAGGCTTGAATGAGAAGGGGAGCAGTGTAAAAGGTATTGGGATACAGCACCGTTTATCTAGGCTTAGAAATGAGTGTGTCTAATTGCAGTATACAGCTATGTTAATAAATTGTCCAGGTAAATGTAATTCATTCAGCGCTAAGAACCAAGGTCCCCAGTATCTTTATCTTACAGCCGTTTAAAGGAAACCTGGCACACAAAGGAAGGAGTTAACGTGGTTAGGGGAATTATAGATAGTTCAATCGTTATTACAGCCAACAGGCCACCCATAAATGTACATCAAGTGTTGAGCTCAGCAGGAGTTAGTTACAAAACTAGGACACTTAATGAGTCATAAACTGCCAGGAGTAATGAGAGACAGCATTAAACAAACCATTTCTGCCTCTCCTGGGCATGTCCAGAGACGGTGACAAGAAGCCCT encodes the following:
- the NDUFB4 gene encoding NADH dehydrogenase [ubiquinone] 1 beta subcomplex subunit 4 codes for the protein MAAGPPPSAAKGYGPNQFVSLPAELDPADYDASPEKRRAEAERLAIRAQLKRQYQLQLNSPNPPTVIEDPALLRWVHAKTLNVYPTFRPTRQTSFRGALFAIGPILFWMAAFKIERDRKEKLIREGKYERPFSVF